In Nitratireductor mangrovi, the genomic window CCCGGCAGCACCACCGCGCCGTGCCCGATCCAGACGTCGTGGCCGATCGACACCCGTTTCTGCCGACGCCGCTCGCGGAACGCGCCGTCGACGCCGAGATAGCGAAAATATTCGTTCGGCCGGTAGGAGAGCTTGTGGGTGGTCAGCCGATCGAGAGGGTGTTCAAGCGCATTGATGCGTGTATTGGCCGCGATCGAGCAGAACTTGCCGATGCCTGCATAGATCGCCTCGCCATGGCGCTCGAAATAGGAAAAGTTCCCGACTTCGACCTCGCGCAGGATGACGCGCTCGCCCACTGCCACATGGCGCCCGAGCCGGCAGCCCTTCAGGACCGCGGTCGAATGGATGCGCGGCGCCGGGTCGGTGAAGCGAAGGTCGGAGGCTTCGGACATGCCAAGCCTCTAGTCGCTCGGCAGCCGCTTGGAAAGGCCTTGTGCCCCCGCCGCCTACTCGGGCTTGCCGTTCACCCAGGTCACGTCGGCGCCGTAGAGCGGCACCGTCGAGATCGCCATCTTGGCCGAGCCGTCCTGCACCTGGCGTGTGTGCGACAGGTAGATCAGCGTGTCGTTGGCCTTGTCGTAGATGCGCTTCACCACCTGCTTCTTCCAGATCAGGCTGATGCCTTGCCTGAACACCTCCTCGCCATCCTTGTCGAGTTCGATGTCGCCGATGCGGATTGGCCCGGTCTGCCGGCAGGCGATCGAGCTGTTGGAAGGATCCTCGAACCAGTTGCCCTTCTGCAGGCGGTCGATCATGCCGCGCTCGAAATAGGCGACGTGGCAGGTCACGCCCTCGATCTCCGGATCGCTGATCGCCTCCACGATGATGTCGTTGCCGAGCCAGTCGACGCCGACCTCGC contains:
- a CDS encoding DapH/DapD/GlmU-related protein; protein product: MSEASDLRFTDPAPRIHSTAVLKGCRLGRHVAVGERVILREVEVGNFSYFERHGEAIYAGIGKFCSIAANTRINALEHPLDRLTTHKLSYRPNEYFRYLGVDGAFRERRRQKRVSIGHDVWIGHGAVVLPGVTIGDGAVVGANAVVTRDVEPYTIVAGAPARLLRPRFQPDIAARIAALGWWHWPDEKLFEAVPDMQVLPITDFLDKWERR
- a CDS encoding CreA family protein produces the protein MTIRTMLATALLAVATTGAVNGQEVGEVGVDWLGNDIIVEAISDPEIEGVTCHVAYFERGMIDRLQKGNWFEDPSNSSIACRQTGPIRIGDIELDKDGEEVFRQGISLIWKKQVVKRIYDKANDTLIYLSHTRQVQDGSAKMAISTVPLYGADVTWVNGKPE